One region of Dokdonia sp. 4H-3-7-5 genomic DNA includes:
- the dnaK gene encoding molecular chaperone DnaK, translated as MSKIIGIDLGTTNSCVAVMEGNEPTVIPNAEGKRTTPSVIAFVEGGEIKVGDPAKRQAVTNPTKTVASIKRFMGNKFSGSAKEADRSAYNVVKGDNDTPRVDIDGRLYTPQELSAMILQKMKKTAEDYLGQDVTRAVITVPAYFNDSQRQATKEAGEIAGLKVERIINEPTAAALAYGLDKKDTDQKIVVFDFGGGTHDVSILELGDGVFEVLSTDGDTHLGGDDVDQKIIDWLADEFKAEEDMDLRKDPMALQRLKEAAEKAKIELSSSTSTEVNLPYVTATASGPKHLVRTLSRAKFEALIDDLVKRTIEPCQTALKSAGLSTGDIDEIILVGGSTRIPAVQAAVEKFFGKAPSKGVNPDEVVAVGAAIQGGVLTGDVKDVLLLDVTPLSLGIETMGNVFTKLIESNTTIPTKKSQVFSTAADNQPSVDIHVLQGERPMAADNNTIGRFQLTDIPPAQRGVPQIEVVFDIDANGIIKVSAIDKATGKSQDIRIEASSGLSEEEIAKMKAEAEANAESDAKAKETADKINEADGMIFQTEKQLTEFGDKLSDDKKKPIEDALAELKAAYETKSVDAITPALDKINEAWKVASEEMYKAQAEGAGQPGPDAQAGGDAGADTASDVEDVDFEEVK; from the coding sequence ATGAGTAAAATAATAGGAATTGACTTGGGTACTACCAACTCGTGCGTTGCTGTAATGGAAGGTAACGAACCAACGGTAATCCCTAATGCAGAAGGTAAGAGAACTACACCATCTGTAATCGCTTTTGTAGAAGGCGGTGAGATTAAGGTAGGAGACCCTGCAAAAAGACAGGCTGTAACAAACCCAACTAAAACGGTTGCTTCTATCAAACGTTTTATGGGAAATAAATTTAGCGGAAGTGCTAAAGAAGCAGATCGTAGTGCTTATAACGTCGTAAAAGGAGATAATGACACGCCTCGTGTTGATATTGACGGACGTTTATACACGCCACAAGAGCTTAGTGCAATGATTCTTCAAAAAATGAAGAAAACTGCCGAAGATTACTTAGGTCAAGATGTAACTCGTGCGGTAATTACTGTACCTGCTTATTTTAATGATAGTCAGCGTCAAGCTACTAAAGAAGCTGGAGAAATCGCAGGCCTTAAAGTAGAGCGTATCATTAACGAGCCTACTGCAGCGGCACTAGCTTACGGACTTGATAAGAAAGATACAGATCAAAAAATCGTTGTATTTGACTTTGGAGGAGGAACGCATGATGTTTCTATCCTTGAGTTAGGTGATGGAGTTTTTGAAGTTTTATCAACAGATGGTGATACACACTTAGGTGGAGATGACGTAGATCAAAAAATTATCGATTGGCTTGCAGATGAGTTTAAGGCTGAGGAAGACATGGACCTTCGTAAGGATCCTATGGCATTACAGAGACTTAAAGAAGCAGCTGAGAAAGCAAAAATTGAGCTTTCATCATCTACATCTACAGAGGTAAACTTACCTTATGTTACTGCAACAGCATCGGGACCTAAGCACTTAGTACGTACATTAAGTCGTGCAAAGTTTGAGGCACTTATAGATGACTTAGTAAAAAGAACAATTGAGCCATGTCAAACAGCACTTAAATCTGCTGGATTAAGTACTGGCGATATAGATGAAATCATATTGGTAGGAGGATCTACTCGTATTCCTGCAGTACAGGCAGCGGTAGAAAAATTCTTTGGCAAAGCACCATCAAAAGGAGTAAATCCTGATGAGGTTGTAGCTGTAGGAGCTGCTATCCAAGGAGGTGTACTTACTGGAGACGTAAAAGATGTGTTACTTCTTGATGTAACTCCACTTTCATTAGGTATTGAAACAATGGGTAATGTATTTACAAAGCTTATTGAGTCTAATACTACAATCCCTACTAAAAAGTCACAAGTATTCTCTACAGCGGCAGATAACCAACCAAGTGTTGATATCCACGTATTACAAGGTGAAAGACCAATGGCTGCAGATAACAATACAATAGGACGCTTCCAACTTACAGATATTCCACCAGCACAGCGTGGAGTACCTCAAATTGAAGTTGTTTTTGATATTGATGCAAATGGAATCATTAAAGTTTCTGCAATAGATAAGGCTACTGGAAAATCTCAAGATATTCGTATCGAGGCATCTTCTGGACTTTCTGAAGAAGAAATTGCAAAGATGAAAGCAGAGGCAGAAGCAAATGCAGAGTCTGATGCAAAAGCAAAAGAAACTGCAGACAAAATCAACGAAGCAGATGGTATGATTTTCCAAACGGAAAAGCAACTAACTGAATTTGGTGATAAATTATCTGATGATAAGAAGAAGCCTATCGAGGATGCACTTGCAGAATTGAAAGCAGCTTATGAAACGAAGTCTGTAGATGCTATTACTCCAGCGCTTGATAAAATCAACGAAGCTTGGAAAGTAGCCTCTGAAGAAATGTACAAAGCACAAGCAGAAGGAGCTGGACAACCAGGACCTGATGCACAAGCTGGAGGAGATGCAGGAGCAGATACCGCTAGTGATGTGGAAGACGTAGACTTCGAAGAAGTTAAGTAG